The DNA region CGGAACGCCTGCGCATTCTCGTCCGGCGTGCCGCCAAGGATGTCGCGGAACGGGTGGACGGGCAGACCCGCATCTTCGGGATGCACCACGCGGGACCGCAGGGCACCGTCCTTCAACTCTACCACATCCGTCTTGCCGGAGATCGAGATCTCGTCCGTGCCGTCGGAGCCGTGGACCAGCCAGGCGGCCTCGGACCCCAACTCCTTCAGCGTCTCGGCCATGGGATAGATCAGGTCGATGGCAAAGGCGCCCGTCAGCTGGCGTTTCGCGCCTGCGGGGTTGGTCAGCGGCCCCAGAATGTTGAAGATCGTCTTGCAGCCAAGCTCCTGCCGGATCGGCATCACGTGTTTGACCGCCGGGTGATGCATGGGGGCCATCATGAAGCCGATGCCCGCTTCCTTGAGCGACTGTTCCACAACCGCTGCACCGACCATCACGTTGATGCCCATCTGGGTCAGCACATCTGCCGCGCCGGATTTGGACGACAGGTTGCGGTTGCCGTGTTTGGCCACCGGCACGCCCGCGCCCGCCACCACAAAGGCCGTGGCGGTGGAGATGTTCAGTGTCCCCATGCCGTCGCCGCCGGTGCCCACGATATCCATCGCGCCGTCGGGCGCGCTCAC from Jannaschia sp. CCS1 includes:
- the trpD gene encoding anthranilate phosphoribosyltransferase, which codes for MTDAPLSEAMKPIIFSASEGPLSRAQAEEAFNLMFEGLASPAQMGGLIMAIRARGESVAEYAAAAQVMRDRCVKVSAPDGAMDIVGTGGDGMGTLNISTATAFVVAGAGVPVAKHGNRNLSSKSGAADVLTQMGINVMVGAAVVEQSLKEAGIGFMMAPMHHPAVKHVMPIRQELGCKTIFNILGPLTNPAGAKRQLTGAFAIDLIYPMAETLKELGSEAAWLVHGSDGTDEISISGKTDVVELKDGALRSRVVHPEDAGLPVHPFRDILGGTPDENAQAFRDLLDGAQGAYRDAVLLNAAAALIVAGRVTELRDGVEIARESIDSGAAKRAVEAVARVTSTSTA